From the Lolium rigidum isolate FL_2022 chromosome 2, APGP_CSIRO_Lrig_0.1, whole genome shotgun sequence genome, one window contains:
- the LOC124693055 gene encoding calcium sensing receptor, chloroplastic has translation MVPTSVSATLAPPTPPPPAATRSTPRRAPVNAAPLVAATVASTVLLAVTPVAHGATFSKEDVAGSLTTVVDTVDTAIGVGGKAVEQSVAVLRALGEAVKPALPVLQSAGEQALKLASPVVSDATKQATEALQGAGVDPAPLLSAFKTLSDAAQPAIGAAKPIASGTVETIGSLGSADYVVAAGAAFLAYLLLPPAWSLLSFGLRGYKGDLSPAQALDMVTSQDYILIDVRSEKDKGKDGVPQLPSNAKNKLISLPLEELPNKIKGMVRNAKRAEAEIAALKISYLKRIGKGSNIVVMDSYCDSSKIVAKTLNSVGFKNCWVMAGGFSGRKGWAQSRLGTDSYNLSVVEVVKPSRVIPAPADRFVTVSSTSSPSRTTRKLLPGSVDR, from the exons ATGGTCCCCACGTCGGTGTCGGCCACCCTAGCGCcgccgactcctcctcctccggcggccaCCAGGAGCACACCGCGCCGCGCGCCGGTGAACGCTGCGCCACTGGTCGCGGCCACCGTTGCTTCCACCGTATTGCTGGCCGTGACGCCGGTCGCGCACGGCGCCACGTTCTCCAAGGAGGACGTCGCCGGGTCGCTGACCACG GTGGTCGACACGGTGGACACGGCGATAGGCGTCGGCGGAAAGGCGGTCGAGCAGTCCGTGGCCGTGCTCAGGGCGCTGGGCGAGGCCGTGAAGCCGGCGCTGCCGGTGCTGCAGAGCGCCGGCGAGCAGGCCTTGAAGCTCGCCTCGCCGGTGGTCTCCGACGCCACCAAGCAGGCCACCGAGGCGCTCCAGGGCGCCGGGGTTGACCCCGCCCCCCTCCTGTCCGCTTTCAAG ACCTTGTCAGATGCGGCGCAGCCGGCCATCGGCGCCGCGAAGCCGATCGCTTCCGGGACCGTGGAGACCATCGGGTCTCTGGGCTCCGCGGACTACGTGGTGGCCGCCGGAGCCGCCTTCCTCGCGTACCTGCTCCTGCCGCCGGCATGGTCACTGCTCTCGTTCGGCCTACGCGGCTACAAAGGCGACCTGAGCCCAGCGCAAGCTCTGGATATGGTCACGTCCCAAGATTACATTCTCATCGACGTGCGGAGCGAGAAGGACAAGGGCAAAGACGGCGTGCCGCAGCTCCCCTCCAACGCCAAGAACAAGCTCATCTCTCTGCC GCTGGAAGAACTTCCGAACAAGATTAAGGGCATGGTGCGCAACGCCAAGCGAGCCGAGGCGGAGATCGCCGCCCTCAAGATCTCCTACCTCAAGAGGATCGGCAAGGGCTCAAACATCGTCGTCATGGACTC GTACTGCGACAGTTCCAAGATCGTGGCCAAGACGCTGAACAGCGTGGGGTTCAAGAACTGCTGGGTCATGGCCGGCGGCTTCTCCGGCCGCAAAGGGTGGGCGCAGAGCCGCCTCGGGACCGACTCCTACAACCTCTCCGTCGTCGAAGTAGTGAAGCCGTCGCGGGTGATTCCGGCGCCCGCCGATCGGTTCGTGACGGTTTCGTCAACGTCATCTCCATCCCGGACGACTCGCAAGCTTCTTCCCGGCAGTGTCGACCGCTGA